A segment of the Corylus avellana chromosome ca2, CavTom2PMs-1.0 genome:
TGTAAAGGTAAAAACTATTTCTGTATTTTgatgtgttttgtgttttgatttgtcttgaaaacagaaaacaaagacaaataaACATGGTAAGATGTTCGTGTTCTAAATTGGCTGCTTTATTTCTTACCAATTGATCAAAGCACACTAAGAAAGacagcaaaaacaaaattgcaccCATACAAAATCATATCTAAGACTAAAGTTACCAACTTCAAATGAAATCATCTCTTCTGAGCTTGCTGAGGGGTGGTGGAGGATACTTGATCCGGGTTGTGCTGTTCTGCATTTGTCCGATTGAGAGTTGTCACTTTTTCTGCCTCAGCTTTCTCAAGCAAAGCCTGTTGATGCATAGTTTTCATCATATCTTTCATTGTCTTCTCCTCTCCTTCAAGTTGCATTTTCATTACAATCTCAGCTTCTTTGTCAATTGGCTTGAAGTAATCTTCAATAGCAGCCTCctgaaaatataatatttttgttacACAAAAGAATCAGGCTTACATGGgaaagaaacagaaagaaaagagatataAGCCAAATGAAATAATTGAGCATCTCCAATAGTAGGTACATGTCTCATTCAAAAACGACTAGAAGGCATATGCTCTGGCACCAGCAAAATTTAGCAAATCATAGATACACATTATCCAAACCATTTAGTTTCCTTCACATCTCAAAATTCTGAGACCAACAATTGTGAAATGTTTCAAGCATAGAATGAAACAAATTGTGAGATTGACAAATCCTTACTGGGATTAGCATAGTTTAGACATAAGGCACCCATCATAAGTCTAGAGGACACCTTCTACAAAAAGTCTGAGAAATTGTGAGGTGTCAGAAAAATATCAACTAAATGTTTTCTATATGAGTGCTACTGTTAAGGCCTTTTTCTTTGGCTAATAGCGCCAACTATACCTAATATATTACTTGAAAACTCATAGTTTTCAACAATAACAAAACATGGCCACTTCGTTGTAACCTTTAGGGCGCATTTTTTCGTCATTCAGGAAACTTAACTAACTTTTCTTCACTGGGAaactcaaacacaaacaaaGCGTGGCCTAGAGATATCAAAATCAGGCGAGTTTGTTGCTCTGTTTCATGCTTAGTATTGATGAATGGAGACTCCTCGTATTCATACTGTATTGACAAAAAACAATCCAAATGAAATCAAGTACTGCTTGTAAAGCAGAGTCTCAAATAATCATTTGTCAAGTAACCCCACGCCAGTGAACTGAAACTTACTGTTTCTTCAAGCTTCTTATTTAAAGTTTGCATCTCCTCAACCATACGGCGAACCTCCCCCAAAATAGCCTTCTCTGGTATCTTTCTCAAGGCTGCCTTCCTTTCTTGTGCCTGGACACAGCGGAAGAGCATGTAGGTAAAAAAGCATATTTAGACAAAACATGTTTACCATAAGAATGTGAATGCTCAAAATAATAGAATCAGATAAGCAACAGTAGCAGGAAAAAAAAGGCTGTGAATTAAAGTCTGATGCTAATAAGTTTTTTCTTCCCATTCCCATATaacctattttattattttttttaaaaaaaaatgattctcaaTTCTGTCATGGAAGAAAAAGTTTCATCTCCATCAAAACATGTATATCCCACACAAAATTAAGCTTTAAACAGGATGAACTTGCATCCATTGAAAGTAATGAACTGTAGGGACCATTTGACAGATTTGAATACTTGGGATTCCCTTCCATTAAACAATCACCGtcattcttcatcttctttgaGGATGCACAGGTACAATTGCATATCAAACCCCACCAATACAAATATTATGGCTTATCTTACAAAAAGTAGCAAACCCCCACTCCCaaccaaaacaattaaaaaataaagagagagggagaaaaaaagaacacatgAATTCCCAGAAAGGATCCCTTATAATTAAAACACCTACTTCTAAGTGTGTCACCAAGAGGCAAAAATTACATGAGGCAAAAGCAAAAGTAGCCAGAGAACTGAAGAAAAGGAGGAACAATCATAGCCAGAGCACTGGAGAAAATGAGGAACAATCATATGAGTCAAGAGGTCATCATGCACATCTAAAAAGTTTGGAAAATTGTCTGGTTCTACCTCTTCAAACGTTTAATTTTGACAAAGTTGATCATTTGATATGAAAAGACATCAAGGACAGGCAAGTTTACAAAGGAAACATGCGCATTTTCACTTTTAGCCCTAATAACCACATTCACAGAGCCTTTTGAGGCCATGTATTTTTTATACAGATTGCTCGTTTCTGTAATAGAAATAGAGCAACAAAGCCCAAAGATTTCATCAATGAGAAAACAGTAATTCCAAGGACAGCACTATCAAATGAAGTTTAATAGGAAAGCCAGCAGAGAGCAAGCTATAATATCTACGTCTTCCTCAATTAACAGCCTGCATATCAGAAGATTGTTTATGCAAAACTTATTTTATTCTTGTCAACCACCTCTTTTGAGCCTTAGCAAtacattttccttaattagcTTATGAGAGGTACATGTTACCAAGTGCATAAtgaatttgtattttttgagTTACACCATATCACCTACCTCATTAGTTCTAAACTTTCTGATGCATTAATGACCAAGGACGCAAGTTATATCACCGATATCACCTGAAACCCCTTAGTAACTAAGGTGAGGAATGttaagagaaaggaaaaaaaaaaatgcattttacgtAGTATTTTCCATCAACTAGCAAAGTTGACTCCATAATATGCTTACTAGATAGGTTTGTAGCATCTCTACTATCAACCACCAGATATCCTATATGATGCTTCCTAAATGAAGTTAGTACTACTTGTAGTATAAGCCAATCCATGCTGCTCACCAAGCAGATGTAGAGACAATCAAATGGGGCATCTTATACAGCCCAATCAGAGATTTAAGAGGCCCTAACGTATAGATATTTTATATCTCAACACTCATTACATTTAACAACTTTTGAAGGGCTACACGTGAAATATGTACCAAATGCAGCTGTATATATAAATTACCAGGAAAAGCATAGCTGTCACCAGAAATCATGTTCAATATTAATCTTGcttgttaaaaaaaaggaaaaagaagcaAGAACCACGCATATATGAGCAcacatttttatagaatatcaAGAAAACATtacataaaagaaatagaattGTACGCAACACCTGTTTGATTTGTTTCTCAAGCTGCAACCTAAAATTTCGAATTCTGCGCTCTTCATACCCAGACAGGACTCTCACATAAAACAGGGCTTTCCTTCCAAACTCCAGTAGCTTATCCATACTAATTCAACTACTGAAATTTCAACTTTTCCTGCATAAATTGTAGTAAAGGTTACAAACGTTCACTTAATTCAACAACATCATTTTCTCTGAATTTAAATTCATAGATTTAGTGTACTATACAAATTTCAGCTTTAATTTGTTCGGTTGCCAAGAAAATATAGGAAAACCGAATAGATTAAGGAACCATTTTGTTTGCATTTTTTTGCAAGTAATTTTGGTACTCTAATTTCACTTTCAAAAGCAAGAAAGCCCAACCAGTAAAGTACGTGCGCACTAAAATCATTCACCATGTTTCCGACTTTCAATCCCAATAGCTATTGCTACCGCTATCAATCCCAATGGAACGACTTACAATCCTAGTAGCTACTGGTGTTACTATTAATCTCGGTATACTACAATCATTTCACATTTCTTGGTAGCTACTGCTACCGCTATTAATCCCAGCAATACCGCTTTCCATCCTGACTACTGCTACTGCTATTATTCCCGGTAATACCACTTTCCATCCCAGTAGCTACGGCtacaactatttttttatttatttttgataagtaagaagGGCGCAATTCTAGTACATAGGAAATAAATAAGAGAATGTCTctaagtagaagaagaaaagagaacaagaaggacagaaaaactaatcactaaaggacgTAAACAAGCagctgtccaagtgaaaagagaaaagaagaaaaagaactttGAGCTCCTCTAAAGTCCTCTCTAGGTCCTCAAAGCTTCTcgcatttctttccctccacaAACACCACATAAGGCATACAAggaccatcttccacaccataACACTCCGAGAACAACCTCCCGTCCACCAACAGGCAAACAAGTCTGCCACACTATTAGGTATAACCTAAGACAGCCCAAAGCGGCTGAAAATAGCTATTATTTCCAGTAATACCGCTTTTTTTCTTGGAATCTACTGCTACCCTATCAATCCCGGTGGCACCGCTATCAATTCCGGGGGCATTGCTTTCATCATCAATTTACAATCCCCAGTAGTTAAAGCTATCATTATCATTGTGGGCAAACCCAGTAACTAACActatcatttttctcatttgttcATAATCTGCCACGAGGAATACAACTCCTCATTACAAAATATTTACTCGCTTCTTTCACAGAATACAACTCCACAATTCGTTCACGAATGTATTGTACCATGCTCATGAAACATATTTTTCACATGTGAATACAACAATTCATAATCAATAGTACATAAAACTAACCAGTTTCCAATCTTCACATTTCTTCAAATAGAAGGATTATACAATGCAGAATTTCTTTCATGCCAACATAAGAATAAAAAGTACGCAACCTTTCTTTTGTCAGTTTtcataaacaatatttttaactGATTGTCAGGGTTTTGAGATAGTTTACTTACCTAGAGAGCCGGCCCACCTTGTACATTTCCAGCCTTTCACCCCTAGTCCTGGATTTAACGCATAACCTTTGTTTAGAGAAGTTTCTTCAAATCAAATCCTTCATAATTTAATGAGAATCATGCTGTCCAGAATTTCATTTTCTGGACAGCACTTAGTTTTCTCCTCATTATACTCACAGCATAGGCTAAAACAAGTTAAACATTCAACCAAGACCAACCAAATccttcaaacaaaaaaccagTACACTGCCTTGAGGAGAGCATTCTCAACTAGTATAAAGTAAGATCCTACAAAACAGAATAGCCAGCTCCTCCTACATGTCCTTGTTAAATCAGTGTAATCCATTTCGAATTTATACATTGCACCTCATTAATTAACTAGAAATATCACACAAGGTTCTTTGAGGATAAACAAAACAGCACCACAACAGTAAAATCAACCCAACAGCCATAATCCATGAGCAACCAGTGTAGGTGTATCTAACATAACTCAGGTTTCCTAAAAGTTTCAGCAGCCCTGCATATACTCTGCTTTCCATGTCACTAAATTGAAATATGGCTACTACAATAACCCCAAGTGTTGAGAATAATATTAGGCAGCAGATATTTCTTCCAAGTAGATAGTTTTCTAAAAATTTCCAGCCTTAAATTCATGAGTGAATCCTGCACTTGGCTGCACTAGCTatcaatattctgtcaaaattcCAGCAAACTGAATGCCAAGGAAATACTAATATTCTCCTCTcaatcttcatatttttccacAGCCAAAATCcatatttattaattcattCAGCTACAATTTCTTTTACGCATACAGGGCAGCTGTGGGAGAATTGCCTAACCCACAACACTTAGCTTAGCTTATTGGAATAAAAACGTATTACCTAAACAGAATGAGATAACCATAATCTATGGTTAACTCTCCATATtctttttattgtcttttctcaAGTAAGCTAACGAATTGAGCAAGGATGAAAGTTGGAAAAAATCTCCTTACCGCCAAACATGCACATCATTTTTCAGTTTAATGGATCTCTTAAACCAGCATATAATGATTATAAAATAGAGCCCAAAATGGATTCTAAGGCAGCCAAGAGAAATCTAAGTTCCACAAATATATGAATCTGTTCATTAGTCTTGCATGTACCATTTTGTACCCATTTTAGTAATGAACATATAATCTATTAATCTGTACACAATACACTTTAACCATCCACAATACTTCACTGCCAAATCAAACTTTCCTCTTGCGTGCAATAATTTTAACGTATCTTCTGTTCTGGCTATCAACTTAAACATCAGAGATCAGGATATTCTTGAGAAGGACTAAGTAACAGAAAGAATTTTCATCCTTAGCTCAAAGAGAGCATCTTATGTAAGAAGTGATTTCATCTATGCAAAATTTTTCCTGTCCAGCCCATTATACAGAACATAATTCATCTCAGTTCATGATAACCAGATTAATAGAAACAAACTATTAAAGTTTCAGAAATCCAGTTGGATGTGGCGTCAGCTAGAGCAGTAGTAATTGCCGAAAAACTTTCCTAAACCAGAACTAAACCTTCAGACTCATACTCACATTATCtttcaatttcaaacaaatCGGGTACTCCACATGCTTAAAGAATTTCAACATCTCATCCAAGGAGCTTCGGTTACTCCCAAACAATCAAGTTGTTTGCAAGTAAAATTCTACCATAACCCACTACACAGTACACACACTGACACAGATGAACTCCCAGAAATGAAATAACATTCAAATTATGCAGAGAATGGGTTTTGGGTTCTACTGCAAAATCTCCCAATTTCTTATACAATTAACTAAATATCCAATCAGGCAGCAAGAACCAGTACCCATTCAGAGATTGACCCAATCCCAGCATCAACATCccattttgaaacaaaattggtGATGCTCCATGGGGGTTTTTCGGTTTACAATCAAGGTTCCAAAATCTACAGAAAATTTTCCCAATCTAATAACTTGCATCAAAAAGACATTACCCGACACTAGCAAAACTCAAAATCGAGAATCTGAGAGAGTGAGCAGGGAAATGGGGAATataccggagagagagagagagagagagagagagagagagagtcaaagGGAGAGACCAGACCTTGTAAACGCACAGCTTTTGCTCTCAAATTCTCCCTCTCTCGCGCCCTTCTGCCTCACTGATCTCTGGAAGAGCTGAGAAAACTCCTCTGCCAATAACCCAGTCTCCGGTGTTGCTTCAGGCGACAGCGCACTACTGTGCTGtcccaatcttttttttttttatttgaaatatatcTTTAATAATCCAGTCTCAAAATCTCTCGGCCCACTTGATTCAAAATTATGTTGAGTTGGCCCATTATCAAAACCCAAACAGGGCTAAAGGTCCAAAACTTGCAATGGGGACCATTAATTCCATTTTTAAGCCCATTGACGTAAATTCACAAATCAATTTCTGAATGAATTGGGAGAAATCTATTCAATGAACTTGCTGATAAATCTTAAAGTCTCGTTTGGTTTGTAAAATGGatattccattaaaaaataaaatagttattactaggaatagaagAATAAAATAGAATAGTTTGGTAACAATTTATATGCTTTAATTggaattaaaccaaaattattagaaaactcctcactatttttctttttttttttttttttttttgaattgttcgACGAGACTTGCAATAAACCTTTTGGTTGAACGGAAtgggattctctccatttcaaagaaaattgagagaaaatggtTAATGCAATATAGGAGGGTAAAATGgtctttttgatatttttgattttttttaagatctttAATCTTCTTGTTTTGCCTAACCGGTTTCtatccatttcaaaaaaaaaaaatgaagaggatccttTTGGTGGTCAAATGAGTTTGCGGGTTGTCCTTTGGTCTCCCACTTTGACCCTTTTTTCTGTCGGGCATACCCTTAACCCTCTCTCTCACAAAGTACTAACATATATATGCCTCATGCCTGGATTGTAATCTTGAGGAGCTTCATTTCCTAGGCCCATgttccagttttttttttttttttttttttataggaatttGAACTCTGTtgggagaaaaattaaaaaataaaataaaaaatcagtaGGAACTTGGAAGTGTATAGAATTGTAacttgactaatcattttggaGCGAAGCAATAGTGTAGATGTAATTAGCACTTTTTCTGAGTCGTTACATCAAGACATTAGATAATGGTCTATACTAGTGGTTGAAGAATTTTTCAGTGACTATGTCCATGATCAGAATTTTTCACTTGTTTAATGTATCAGCCCTCACTCTTAGGCCTGGTGTCGAACGTACATCCTCGTTTGACCTAGGGACGTTGTCGAGCATACAAACTCACCCGACCGAGGTTTGTcatacaaaaaataagaaaaaatcacaaaataaaaagacgaaaattgaaagttcaacattattttctcttattGGCATTAAAgttcacacatttttttcaaCAGAATCATTAACTACATAGGGATGATGCAAGCCAAAATCTCCAACTATACTTGTACTAAGCTTTAAACAAAACTCCACACTTCTCCACAAACACAAATCTTAGGTTCAATTCATagcaagaaaaatattatcaatagCTTAATTTCTATCTCATGCTGCAACAGCAGTACCCATAATCTCCATCTTCAGAGCTGGGCTAATCTGCTGATATCAACTGGGTAAGCATCTGATGCAGACTGAGCATTATAAGCTCTCCTCCCTACAATTGCATTCCCTGCCTCAGTTGGATGAAAAGCATCCCAAAAGAGGTACTCATCTCTGTTCTGGCATGGTGTTTGATATGGCAGACATGTAATCTGCCCATTGTTCCTCCCTACACCGCAGCACCCGGCATTCGTAACCCGGAAACCTAAAATTCGTCGgagaaaatgttaaaatattgattaagatGATTCGGAGGTCACAGAATGAAAGTTATTTACCATAAGATGAAGGGCTGCTAACGATATCTTGGAAAATCCCGTAAGAGTCAACAAAGATAAATTTTGCATCTGCAAGATTGCTGTTGAGATCATTGACAAGAGATTTCAACTTGTTGTTGAATATTTGGAGGGCAGAATTGATTCTTTGCACACATGTTGACCCATCAGGGCTATTTTGAGCCAACTCATTGGGGCTACACCCTATTTGACCAAGTCCAAACAAGACCATTTTCCTTGCTCCATACTGATACAAAAGCTGTAACATAgacaaaacatatatatcaaagaacatgaaaataattttaaggaaaaatttaaGAGATATAGTACTGACCCTTAGTTGCTGAGAATAATCTTGAAGAAGAACATCAGCATATTGTTCAGGTGTATATCTGTTGCTGCTGGAGTAGTATAGGGGCATGAAATAGTTGTTAAGGTAGTCATTGCTGCCCATTCCAATTGAGTATATACACTTGCTTAGATAATCTGCAGCTGAGTTTTCATCCCCAAGTAGGTTTACCACTTGTGAAActgtattttggtaattttgcaCCTGCCCGCTAAAGCTAATCCGGCCGCCCTACAAGTAAAAGGAATTTGTAAGTGAACTATAACGTTTAGAATAATTGGAAAGtctaatctatttaattaaatgggacTCTGGCTCGATATCATCCGAACCCGACATCCAGATACGAAAGAAAGTGTAATGTTTAGTTTGGTTACCAGTTGCTGCCCAGTTTCCTGTCTAATTCCCGCTGCAGCTGATGCATAGTTCACTCCTTTGAGTATGTCTTGGCCACTTGCACTTACATAGGGAGGTATATAATCGTCAAAGCCCAAAAGCTCAGCTGCAGGCAGATGGAAAAGTACACATATATAGTTTAGCTAAATATTATGAGTTTAATATGCTCAAGCTTGGTATATTTTCACATCCATATAactatttaatttctaaataatGTACatgtttataatatacataGATGGTAATAAATATattcaaggaaataaaaattaaaaggtacTTCTCATACAGATCTGGCAACAAAGTTTTCTTACCACAATTTACTTATCTTTTTTTCCCTTACTATTTTTCCAAAGGGAAATTAATGAAGGTGTTAGCTAGCTAGTTTCAGATTTAGTGCAGGCACCAAAACCATGTGCAACAGTGCAAGGAAATTAAAGGGCAGCAGGCACACACATCAAGATATATAGAAAACGATAGCTTCTTCATTAAATTGTGTTTGAATATGCATAAAACTGGGATTTATTACATTAGAAAGGAAAAGACACATGCATGCCTTTATTAAATGTACTTTATTACACCATGTTCATTTTTGGACcactatattttatattttaagaagttgaactaattaaaaaaaaaaaaagaaaaaaccctatattttctcatttcttcaGAACATGAAAGGAAGTCGGacgaagattttttttttttttttttttgacaagagaaaaaaaaatatttaataacttTCGCTATATCCGAGAATCTCAGATAAATAGAGGAAAATgggaaaaactttttttaaaaaaatcagggCTAGCTATCTGACAATTTGAGTGCTCCCAATAGGGTCATTGGATTGGCTTGTTgatcacctttttctttttcactttaaCCATGCATGCAAGCAATTAGCAAATCATATATGCTTTTGGTAATGGTGCTTTCTCCTGAAAAACTCCCTATTGTATGCATGAAATTAAGCTTGAATTTGTCACTATATAATATGCATCCTCCAACATTGATGTTTGTGTTTTGCTAACTAACTAAAGACATGCAAGAAATACTGACAATTTTTACGACAGTCTGCACGCAAACTCGACATGAAACTAGAGAGTTAGAAACCGCTCACCAATAACGTCGACCGTAGTTTTTCCATTGGAGAACCGTCCGGTCGGTCCGCCGGGGAAGTCGATCCCATATGGCAGGTAGTTGGCTCTCGCCAACGATTGGAGTTGGTTGTTATTGCCGTTATCCACCAAGGAGTCTCCAAAAATGAAGTAGCATGGTACTTGAGGGGCCGCTTGTGCCGTGCACCATATATTGATGAAAAGCAACACTATCCCACACGCCACCCCCATTTTCTTCAGCTCCCTCGCCATAGCAGAAATTTTGTAAAAGCCACGAAAAAGAACAGAAATGGGAATGGTGGGGGTGTttgtgagaaagagagagagtgatgagGAATTTAAAGGCTATGGGTAAAGTATTTATAGAAGggagagaagaaggaaaaaaaatgggcATGTTTTTGCTTTTACAGTTGAGGGAGTTGGTTAGAAGCATTAATTTCACGCGGAGATAATGTGAATCGACGACCGGCCGTATGGCACAGGGCCGGCGCTGCCTGCCACCTCTCTTCCCTCTGATATTCTTGTAGGTTGAAAACTGCAGTAGATTTGATTAGTTGGGTACGTACGTAGTAAAGTAATCAAGCAATGATGCCCAACGTAATCACTATGATTAATTAGCAAAAAGATGGAAAACAAACAACAAGTACATATTCAAGTGTAGAAAACTACGACACTTAGCAGCGGATCAAGTAAACTGTCACGTCTATTAGTAAACATGCATGATAAATGTTatgtaaattattttatgacattttatattttagtggCCAACATGCATGATATGTGCCACCTGAATTACCTACGTACCACGttagtttgtaaaaaatttataatgaatatgattatatatagtATCCTTAGTTAGTAAGACTTGTAAGTGTGTGTTACTCGAACCTAATTATTTGTATCTGCATTTGGCCGAATGTTGTGGCTACGTTTTTTGCTGATAATTTTTGACTCGACCCACGATTCTGACACGaactcaacataaaattaaaaaattatgattgtAAGGAttttactcatttaattaaagggATTGGGTTCTGATTGACGTATGTAATCTTATACACGTACTTTGACACAACCTAAACTCGACATGAACTCAATACGTACAAAATATAAAGATCCATTTTGTAGAGCTTTAATCTCAATTACTTGAACAAGTAaattaattgttgtattagtttTGCACATGCCTCTCGTTAttatcatctatatatatatattcgtggGTAGGTACTATTTCTACCAAAAACCAActaccctaaacctaaaattaTGGGTTGAGCCTTCACTTTTTTGACCATTTGTTTGCATTATGCATCTGATGATCTGTCCATGGATGTTGAATCCGACCGAAACAAACACTACTTGGATTTTCGTaaaacaatttcttttgtttttatacgAAAACAAGATCTCAaa
Coding sequences within it:
- the LOC132173064 gene encoding uncharacterized protein LOC132173064, with translation MDKLLEFGRKALFYVRVLSGYEERRIRNFRLQLEKQIKQAQERKAALRKIPEKAILGEVRRMVEEMQTLNKKLEETEAAIEDYFKPIDKEAEIVMKMQLEGEEKTMKDMMKTMHQQALLEKAEAEKVTTLNRTNAEQHNPDQVSSTTPQQAQKR
- the LOC132170481 gene encoding GDSL esterase/lipase At5g45670-like, whose amino-acid sequence is MARELKKMGVACGIVLLFINIWCTAQAAPQVPCYFIFGDSLVDNGNNNQLQSLARANYLPYGIDFPGGPTGRFSNGKTTVDVIAELLGFDDYIPPYVSASGQDILKGVNYASAAAGIRQETGQQLGGRISFSGQVQNYQNTVSQVVNLLGDENSAADYLSKCIYSIGMGSNDYLNNYFMPLYYSSSNRYTPEQYADVLLQDYSQQLRLLYQYGARKMVLFGLGQIGCSPNELAQNSPDGSTCVQRINSALQIFNNKLKSLVNDLNSNLADAKFIFVDSYGIFQDIVSSPSSYGFRVTNAGCCGVGRNNGQITCLPYQTPCQNRDEYLFWDAFHPTEAGNAIVGRRAYNAQSASDAYPVDISRLAQL